Proteins encoded by one window of Microplitis demolitor isolate Queensland-Clemson2020A chromosome 6, iyMicDemo2.1a, whole genome shotgun sequence:
- the LOC103572743 gene encoding uncharacterized protein LOC103572743, translated as MNYGKKSPSMGTPSIYSHVTTRSSANLRSSRSVKSVKIPWYQRPLLTRPYILDIQRTAMLTAVFSFLLAIFTIATSIFDVYCLHEAAPGTTHFGYYIISYEFVYVGNKHIRNALIVGALFSLLGSIALLVTSVILINALRKEYERRMIPWLYCFGIFTVFRFLVYLFFCIVNDMIFAYNIMICLLWLFFLCFSVYGWLTVHTLYIELSDLTRLEDLAHLRIGTMQSLNASTTHSIAGSRPTTPHSTVSTMPVN; from the exons ATGAATTACGGTAAGAAATCACCAAGTATGGGTACACCATCAATATACTCACATGTGACAACACGCAGCAGCGCTAATTTACGATCATCAAGGTCTGTCAAAAGTGTCAAAATACCCTGGTACCAACGACCCCTTTTAACAAGACCATACATCCTGGATATTCAACGAACTGCTATGCTGACTGCTGTCTTTAGTttt CTACTAGCTATTTTTACAATAGCAACATCAATATTTGACGTCTACTGTCTCCATGAAGCTGCACCAGGTACAACACATTTCGGGTACTACATAATTTCCTATGAATTTGTTTACGTTGGCAACAAACAca tcagGAACGCGCTAATTGTCGGCGCATTGTTTTCACTGCTGGGAAGCATCGCGTTGCTGGTGACATCCGTGATTTTAATAAACGCGCTGAGGAAGGAGTACGAGAGGCGAATGATTCCATGGCTCTACTGCTTCGGGATATTTACAGTTTTCCGTTTCCTCGTGTACTTGTTCTTCTGTATCGTTAATGACATGATCTTCGCTTACAATATCATGATATGTCTACTATGGTTGTTTTTCCTCTGCTTCTCTGTCTACGGATGGCTGACTGTCCACACTCTGTATATCGAACTGTCTGATCTCACGCGTCTTGAAGATTTGGCACATTTACga atcGGAACAATGCAATCATTGAACGCATCAACAACGCATTCAATCGCTGGTTCACGTCCGACAACACCCCACAGTACCGTGTCGACAATGCCCGTTAATTAA